AGTTCGAATATGCATTTGCAGTTAGGACAGTCCTCCTTTCCGCATCCACACTCTAGGGCTTTTAGAGCACTACCTCTTATTATAGGGATCTCATCTCCTGGGAATTCGTATTTGGATAGGAGTTCACGGAGTTCCACTTCCACGAGTTCTATGAGTTCTGGATCATCTACCATGTCTATTTTGTTTAAAAAGACAACTATATATGGCACTCCAACCTGACGGGCAAGGAGAATGTGTTCTCTCGTCTGGGGCATTGGGCCATCGTTTGCACCTACAACTAAAATTGCACCGTCCATCTGGGCAGCACCGGTTATCNNNNNNNNNNCATGTTCTTTATGTAGTCTGCATGGCCAGGGCAGTCTACATGAGCATAGTGTCTCTTTGGAGTTTCGTACTCAACATGGGCAACTGCGATAGTTATTCCTCTTTCCTTTTCCTCAGGTGCTTTATCTATCTGATCAAAGGGTACCCATGTGGCAAGACCCTTTTTTTCCAATACCCTTGTTATTGCGGATGTAAGGGTGGTCTTTCCGTGGTCTATGTGGCCTATGGTACCTATGTTCACGTGGGGTTTGGTCCGTTCGAATTTTTTCTTGGACATATAAGACCTCCGTTAAATAATTTCACCACCTGTAGTGTGCAAAAGCCTTGTTAGCTTCGGCCATCTTATGAGTATCTTCCTTCTTCTTTATGGCACCACCTTTGTTGTTATAGGCATCCATTATCTCCGCGGCCAACTTTTCTTTCATGGTCCTTTCCGACCTTTCCCTGGCATATTTGATGAGCCAACGAATACTCAGAGAAATCTGTCTTTCAGGTCTCACCTCAACCGGTACCTGGTACGTTGCTCCTCCAACTCTCCTCGGTTTAACTTCCAGCTCTGGTTTCACATTTTCAACGGCTTTGTGAAATATCTTTAAGGGGTTCTCCTTCATTTTCTTCTGTATTATGTCAAAAGCCTCATAGACGATCCGTGTTGCGATGGTTTTCTTTCCATCCCACATAACACAGTTTATGAGTTTTTGGACAAGCGGATCCCCGTACTTTGCATCAGGCGGTACTTCTCTCCTTTTTACATGACCCCTTCTAGGCATACTTTCCCCCCTTTACTGCTTGGGTCTTTTCGTACCGTACTTAGACCTACTCTTCTTCCTATTTGCCACACCTGCCGCATCCAGCGCTCCCCTTATCACATGGTACCTCACGCCAGGAAGATCTTTAACCCTACCACCCCTTATAAGCACAACCGAGTGCTCCTGCAAATTGTGACCTATCCCAGGGATGTAAGCCGTGACTTCTATCCCGTTTGTCAGCCTGACACGAGCAACTTTTCTCAAAGCCGAATTCGGTTTTTTCGGAGTAGTGGTGTAAACCCTTATACAAACCCCTCTTTTCTGAGGACAACCGGTAAGGGCGGGAGCCGCACTTTTTCTTTTGACACTTTTCCTCTCGTGCCTAACCAATTGGTTAATCGTAGGCATCAAAAACCTCCAAAAAATAATCCCTTTTGCCGAGGGATTAGGGGCGTCTTAAAAAAACTCTGTATATTAAACAATTTCTTTTTCCTATGTCAAGCAAAAACGACGGAGGGATGCCTTCTCAACATTTGGTTTTTGAGGCTTCCAGGAGTTTTGAAAGCCCTTTTTTTACAAGCCAATTTTCTCTTGACAAACGCGCTTAAGATGAACAAAAATCGAAAATGAATCTCACGAAAGGGGGTTTGTATGATTTCCCTAAACGTCAACGGCAAAGTATATAAAATCGATGTTCCTCCTGACACGCCCCTTATCTGGGTTCTTAGGGACCACTTAAAACTCACCGGGACGAAGTATGCATGTGGGATAGGGGAATGCGGAGCCTGTACCGTCCATATCGATGGTGTTGCAAAACGTTCGTGTGTAGTGGCCGTCGGGGATGTTCAAGGAAAGAGGATAGTGACAATAGAGGGTCTTCCCAAAAACCATCCGGTAAAGAGGGCCTGGATTATCGAACAGGTTCCTCAATGCGGTTTCTGCCAGCCCGGAACGATAATGCAGGTAGCATACCTTATCTCTAAAACGCCAAATCCGGATCCAGAAAAGATCATAAAAGAGATGGATGACATAATATGCCGTTGCGGAACATATCCCCGTATGAAAAGAGCCGTCAAAAAAGCGATTGAACTTTTAAGGAAGGGGGGAGGAAAATGAAGGATTTGATTATGACAAGAAGAACGTTTCTAAAAACGACAGGATTTGTTATAGCAATAACTCTTACACCCTTCGGTCCAAAGATAATAAACGCATCAGAAAAAAAGGACATAGAAAAGTTTCAGCCCACCGTGTGGTACGAGATAACTCCCGATAACAGGGTTACGATATACTTTGGTAATTCTGAGATGGGTCAAGGCTCTATGACTTCCCAACCAATGATTATAGCTGATGAACTTGAGGCAGACTGGAAACTTGTTACGATAAAACAAAAAGGGTCTGACGACGCGTTCAGAAACCCGATTCTTCGCGCCCAGATCACCGTTGCAAGTGCAAGCATCAGAGGATTTTATGACGTACTAAGAAAGGCAGGTGCGGCAGGTAGAGTCATGTTGGTTAAAGCAGCTTCAGATCTCTGGAAAGTTCCCGAGGAAGAATGTTTTGCAAAGCTGAGTACTGTCATCCACAAAAAGTCAGGAAAAAAGATAACGTACGGAAAGCTGGTTCCTTATGCTTCAAAGCTTCCGGTACCGGAAAATCCGCCCCTCAAAGACGAAAAGGAATTTAGATACATGGGGAAGTCCATAAGAAGGGTCGACATTCCAGATAAAGTGGAAGGTAAGGCAATTTTTGGTCTGGACGTGGAAGTGCCTAATATGCTATACGCGGTAGTCGCCCATCCACCCGCATACAATGCCAAACCACTATTATACGATGAGAAAGCCGCGATGGCCATTAAGGGTGTGAAGAAGGTTTTAAAGATTCCCCAGGGGATTGCGGTTCTGGCTGATGATTTTTACTCGGCATATAAAGGTGTGGAAGCTTTA
This window of the Thermodesulfobacteriota bacterium genome carries:
- a CDS encoding GTP-binding protein, yielding ITGAAQMDGAILVVGANDGPMPQTREHILLARQVGVPYIVVFLNKIDMVDDPELIELVEVELRELLSKYEFPGDEIPIIRGSALKALECGCGKEDCPNCKCIFEL
- a CDS encoding GTP-binding protein — its product is MSKKKFERTKPHVNIGTIGHIDHGKTTLTSAITRVLEKKGLATWVPFDQIDKAPEEKERGITIAVAHVEYETPKRHYAHVDCPGHADYIKNM
- the rpsG gene encoding 30S ribosomal protein S7; its protein translation is MPRRGHVKRREVPPDAKYGDPLVQKLINCVMWDGKKTIATRIVYEAFDIIQKKMKENPLKIFHKAVENVKPELEVKPRRVGGATYQVPVEVRPERQISLSIRWLIKYARERSERTMKEKLAAEIMDAYNNKGGAIKKKEDTHKMAEANKAFAHYRW
- the rpsL gene encoding 30S ribosomal protein S12, whose protein sequence is MPTINQLVRHERKSVKRKSAAPALTGCPQKRGVCIRVYTTTPKKPNSALRKVARVRLTNGIEVTAYIPGIGHNLQEHSVVLIRGGRVKDLPGVRYHVIRGALDAAGVANRKKSRSKYGTKRPKQ
- a CDS encoding (2Fe-2S)-binding protein, coding for MISLNVNGKVYKIDVPPDTPLIWVLRDHLKLTGTKYACGIGECGACTVHIDGVAKRSCVVAVGDVQGKRIVTIEGLPKNHPVKRAWIIEQVPQCGFCQPGTIMQVAYLISKTPNPDPEKIIKEMDDIICRCGTYPRMKRAVKKAIELLRKGGGK